The genomic DNA ACATCTGTTCAACAGCACCATTCAAAGTGGTATCACGGTACTCCTTCAAGTTCTGCCGGCCACCTGGTACTGATGAAACCTGTAATTCACCATTTCAGtgctcctctctctctctctgatgAAACCTGTAATTCACCGTTTCCTCTCTCTCTGACTGATCAACTCTTCGCTGCCCATTCACTTCCTCTCCAAGAGCTTCTCTCCATTGAAATATCTGAACTTTGAACAAGTCCTTCATCTCCAGGACCTTCACAACTTCTCTATTCCCTCACAGCTGCTGTCGTTTAGAGCCAGGCTCATCGTCATGTTGGCTAGCAGATGAAGTATCTCCAACCTGTTCATAAACAAGTGAACATGAATCAGAATTGAGCAGATGAAGTATCTCCAATCTGTTCATAAACAAGTGAACATGAATcagaatttcaatttttttaaacataacaataacaaaacaataaatTAAAGTTCACTTGTGCAGGTGTTAAATGGGCTGGCTCCAGCAATCCAACTTCAGTAAAAGCTCTGCCAGCCACCTGGTACTGATGATGAAACCTGTAATTCACCATTTCCTCTCTCTCTGACTGATCATCTCTTCACTGCCCATTCACTTCCTCTCCAAGAGCTTCTCTCCATTGAAACATCTGAACTTTGAACAAGTCCTTCATCCCCAGAACCTTCACTTCTTTATCTTCCCTCACAGCCGCTGTCCTTAGATAATCCATTGAAATAATTCTCTATCTTCATCACTGCCATTCGTCCCAGCTTTCAATCCGCAAATCAGCTTTCATTAAGAGCCTTCATGTAAAAGTGCCATTCGTCACTTTCTTCTATTATGGGCGGTTGACCAAATGGGTTTTGTTTGATGAATTCTTCTACGTTATCAGCTTCAGCCAATTTCTTCAAGTGCTGAGCAAATTCTCCTTTAGGATCTGCagatatttcttttcaagttactTGAATAATTTCAGGTTAATTCAATAATGAAAATCACAAAGCCAAGAAAGATGCTTCTCACCCAGATAATTATCCTTTTCACTTGAAAACGCATAAGATTCGGGGAAGATGGCATTGTATCTCTAAAAAATtcagcaaaggaaaaaaattagagcATCATCCAGAACAGAGTACAAGAATATGTCACATAACAAGTATACTTACAGGATTAAGGAATGATTTATATGGAGAATCATCGACTAACAATGTGTTAGACAGACCATATTGCTCAAAATCTTTCCAAACTTTCCTCAAGTCCTTAAACATAAtctttttttctggattttcttTAGTTTTGGTTTCGACTACAGTGCAGTGAGCCTGATTCTGCAAAATACAGCAGTATCCAATGGAACATTACCCAAAAATAAGAGACTGATTCTGCAAAATTTTGCTAAGAGACTGATTCTACAAATTCTGATAATGACAAATGAAGTCTCACCCAAACAAACTCCCATTTAAAATGTGGCAGATTTTTTATTACACGTTGAACATTATGcctgggaaaaaaagaagaattgcagaaaaataaggggggaaaaaaagaaggtgTAACATATAAATCAATTAACTAAAATATAGGTCGACACATACCATTGTTTTGATGACCAAATTGCCACATTAAAACATGAGAAGCagaatttcaaaaattcatggGTATATGGCCTGAATTTAAAGTCATATCTGTCATTGGAATTCTTGGCTAGAATCACCCCATTGAGGTCCAGAATTAGGAGTTTGCTATTTGAAGCCTTTCGAGAAGCAGCTCGAGTTATCCTAGCAAGTGGCCTTTCAGTTtgcactgaaaaaaaaaagaatgttacATAAAGCATTCCTTTAACATTGACTAGTGGATGATAATATTAAGACAAAATGTACCTCCTTGGACTTCAGTCTCCTTTCCCAATTtattgtcattcaaaaaggaaGCATAATTGAAGGGGTCTGCCAGTTTACTCATTGCAATCTCCAAGGCCATAAACTTCCTAGCAATCCTAGCATGAGTCTGATATACAAATATTAGTTGGATGCAATAAACTAGCATGAGTCTGACAACAAGCATTTGTGTACTTACTGATTTAGTAATGTTGGGTCGGCGTCCCATTGCCCAACATTGTATAAATTTCAATGTATAAACACCACAACTTGATGCATCCTTCTGTCGTGAATTATGATTTACAAGATAAAAAGTCCAGCTCCAATCCTTATtcaagaatttattcaaaatccaTACCtaagccccaaaaaaaaaaaaaaaccaagggGAAAAAGGTCATCTTActatatttcatattaatatAAGCTGTAATTTAATATAAGCTGTAATTTCTCTTGTAATACCAGAAGATGCATTATTCCATCATAGAATGTTGTGTCATTTTGCAGAGGATCAACAATGTAGATTTCTTTTTCCGTGACATGAACGATCATCGGAAACCAATGTGATTTATGAAGTATGGCGAAGAAAATCTGCAATATAAGACAATAAACACtatctaataaaaaaattatcctaTCTTATAATAACCATGAAATGAGTACACAGatgtaaattaaaataattgcTTCCTTCTACTTTATAGATGACAAAGCAATGAAAGTTATTGTAtaccttttctgcatttttcattAATTCCTCCAGCTTTTCAAGATGGAAAGCCTTCACAAGGCTCTCTTTTATGGATGGAAATTCTATGACCATATAGTGCTGCAATGAAGTGAATGACAAGCACGAGTCAAATATAAATTTTGCGATTCAGAAAACTATATGTCACATTTTAAAACAGAATAAGTACAAATATTAGAACTTACCAATGCCATCggatggaaaaaaaagaaattcttgtaatcTTTCTGGAGTAAATCAAAGTATTGCAGTATAACCTTAAAGTAGTGGAACAAAAAGAACAGATTGAGTAAAACATCattcaaacaagaaaaggaagaaggagcTATTACTATTCAAAAGAGTAAAAAACTCAACTTTGTCATTGAGCCATGCACTAGGACATGTAGCTTCCTTCAAACTTTTTTTCGTAATATGAAAATCGGCACTCTCATCTACCTCCTCCACATAACTGTGcatgatgaaaaagaaatcaCAAATGCTACATAACAATGCAGTAAATTCATTGATTAAGGCCACCAGAATGCAACATACTCTGCAGATTCAACACTGTCATTGAGATAAAATTCTATAGCTGCGTCCAACTCACGCTCCAAATTTCCAGAAACTTCTACATGACACTGGTTTAGAGCTGAAATTAGTACATAAATTAAAATCGGACTAGAAAAACACAAGGAACACGGCTTACATCTTTTAGAAATGCTAGCGATTCCATTGTCTTCTCTTTCACCTCCAAGGCACCAACCAATtgtgtaatttttttcaaattttctccaAACTAGGAATAAAAGAACCACGTTAAACATTCTGGTTGACATGAATTAAAGAGGCAACAATAGGATTAAAAAGAGCGCAATTGACATGCACTTACCACATCATGACCTGGAATTTCTTCTATAAAAACAACCTCAGAATTCAAATTTTCATGCTGAGGGTCTTGTACTCGTGCTTTTCGTTTTTTTCTTTCGTATGTCACTATTCCatgaaatttttctggtttcctccgGACCCTCGCCTCTTGTTCAGGCCTATCAAATGGTCTAGAAATGATTTGTTGTACAGCCCATCTTGGCATTGCTTGTTCTGGGGACTTCTTAGGACTACAGGCACCATCAACATgtgtttcattttcatcatcattGACGGGAGGTGGATGTAAGCCTAGATGATGTTCAATGTGGTCCAGGCGAGTATCCAGTCGGGCTAAATGATGGTCGATGTCGTCCAAGCGACCGAAAAGCCGCTGCCAATTGGTTTGGGCCGGAGGAGGATGTGGTGCTGCAGTAGATGGTCCAGATTCATCgcgaccatgtctagccttctgtctccgctcctgaacagggcgtggaatgtTCCCCGTGCCAATACCAAGCCGACGGAGAGTAGTAAGAGTCATTTCAGCTCGTGGAGGAACATTCTCCCGCCTCATGCCTTCCAAGCGAACCTCAAAAcgggggaagattaaagtcagtagacgaggaaatgaaagtttgaaggaagttgtcttacgcctcgccgtagacctaatgtggctgatgatgatgttcggCAATGAAATTCGAGCATACGGGGAAGTTCGGTTGTGGAACATGTAATCAAGGAAGTAAATATCGCTCTTGCGaacctccgtgtgccccgtcttctttgggatgacattgtgagccatcatgtaaatgataagccgatgacgaggttcgaaGACATTCGCCAAAATGGTCTCCTTCCTTgtagagcgaaaaggttggtactcaagaccaaacctagccatggccagcgagggatcccacctcctattcgggggaacaaactccttcttcaaaTCTACTGGACGGccgtcatccatacaccccaaaatagcgGCCAAATCTTGACGTGACAaggtgattcgtcttccacgtacccaggactcaactatttctccactatggcgcgCCTTACTCTCAATGTTAgcgtaaaactcgcgcaccaAATCGGGGTAGTAATGGTTTGGTAGGGTGAGAATCGGCGCCCATCCCAGCTGAGCAAAAGCCTCTGAGATGTTATACATCATCTCAACTGTTGGGTTGACATGCATCTCAAACAGGAACTCCAAGTTAGCATGCTCCTCATGCCATTCTTGATTCCTGCGATTATTGAACCTAGCACCGTCAAATACCGATCTACCCGCTCCACGGGAGGTGCCCTCACCAGGCTGTCGGTTAActggtggaggagaaggtgaattctcctcctcagtcacctccatcttctcattaacctccctctcctcactactagaggatgaaagtaccgctcttcttccccttggcatagtacctaaaagaaaatgttgcaattaaccacatgtATTTAGACACAATGCACAATTTGGCAATGAATATCCTAAAATGATCCAAATAATCTCTAATGTGTCCTTGCAAGTGACAATTCGTCCAATAACTAATGTAAGAGACCGAATCAAGAAGAGCCATAATTTATgccaaaaattgctcaaaatcaCCAATTGAAACAAGATATTGAATAATTATAACCCAATCAGTGAAATTAACAACAATTATGGTTATAACTATTTAAACTGAACAATAAAAATATACTTATAGCTATAATCATGTTTAAgcaaaaattaaaccaattaactcaccaaatcaaccaaattactcactatacacaatgcacatgctcAAACATCACCAACTAGCCATTCTTAACCATAATTAAACATCACCAATGGCTCAAAAACATCCTAACTTCATTTGTCGATTTCCTTCAAATATAGCAATTATGAATTTATAAAGCAATAATGACCAacaaattgctacatttaaactCATAAACATACTTAAACAATCTCAATGAGcatgaataaattcaaaaaaaagtcaaatacatcatcaaattttcgacattaaaagatgtcagatagctcaggataaaaaatatgaccttcaaaaatcaaaagctttgatgaagaaacttacctcaatcacgtagaaggatgtttggtgatgctaaaaatgcaaaaagccctatgaaacaacctccaattgacctccaattgaagaaattagagttgaagaaccctaaccttcaatccttcaaaaactgaatttgaggtgtttttcttggattttaatcagttaaaaaggttgtatgaagctcaaaaggtgttgggtgatgatttctagcaagattatggagtaaaaatgaagagttgtgagttgggtagaaaGGAAGAGGAAAAACGCGCAATCCTAGCATGAGTCTGATATACAAATATTAGTTGGATGCAATAAACTAGCATGAGTCTGACAACAAGCATTTGTGTACTTACTGATTTAGTAATGTTGGGTCGGCGTCCCATTGCCCAACATTGTATAAATTTCAATGTATAAACACCACAACTTGATGCATCCTTCTGTCGTGAATTATGATTTACAAGATAAAAAGTCCAGCTCCAATCCTTATtcaagaatttattcaaaatccaTACCtaagccccaaaaaaaaaaaaaaccaagggGAAAAAGGTCATCTTActatatttcatattaatatAAGCTGTAATTTAATATAAGCTGTAATTTCTCTTGTAATACCAGAAGATGCATTATTCCATCATAGAATGTTGTGTCATTTTGCAGAGGATCAACAATGTAGATTTCTTTTTCGGTGACATGAACGATCATCGGAAACCAATGTGATTTATGAAGTATGGCGAAGAAAATCTGCAATATAAGACAATAAACACtatctaataaaaaaattatcctaTCTTATAATAACCATGAAATGAGTACACAGatgtaaattaaaataattgcTGCCTTCTACTTTATAGATGACAAAGCAATGAAAGTTATTGTAtaccttttctgcatttttcattAATTCCTCCAGCTTTTCAAGATGGAAAGCCTTCACAAGGCTCTCTTTTATGGATGGAAATTCTATGACCATATAGTGCTGCAATGAAGTGAATGACAAGCACGAGTCAAATATAAATTTTGCGATTCAGAAAACTATATGTCACATTTTAAAACAGAATAAGTACAAATATTAGAACTTACCAATGCCATCggatggaaaaaaaagaaattcttgtaatcTTTCTGGAGTAAATCAAAGTATTGCAGTATAACCTTAAAGTAGTGGAACAAAAAGAACAGATTGAGTAAAACATCattcaaacaagaaaaggaagaaggagcTATTACTATTCAAAAGAGTAAAAAACTCAACTTTGTCATTGAGCCATGCACTAGGACATGTAGCTTCCTTCAAACTTTTTTTCGTAATATGAAAATCGGCACTCTCATCTACCTCCTCCACATAACTGTGcatgatgaaaaagaaatcaCAAATGCTACATAACAATGCAGTAAATTCATTGATTAAGGCCACCAGAATGCAACATACTCTGCAGATTCAACACTGTCATTGAGATAAAATTCTATAGCTGCGTCCAACTCACGCTCCAAATTTCCAGAAACTTCTACATGACACTGGTTTAGAGCTGAAATTAGTACATAAATTAAAATCGGACTAGAAAAACACAAGGAACACGGCTTACATCTTTTAGAAATGCTAGCGATTCCATTGTCTTCTCTTTCACCTCCAAGGCACCAACCAATtgtgtaatttttttcaaattttctccaAACTAGGAATAAAAGAACCACGTTAAACATTCTGGTTGACATGAATTAAAGAGGCAACAATAGGATTAAAAAGAGCGCAATTGACATGCACTTACCACATCATGACCTGGAATTTCTTCTATAAAAACAACCTCAGAATTCAAATTTTCATGCTGAGGGTCTTGTACTCGTGCTTTTCGTTTTTTTCTTTCGTATGTCACTATTCCatgaaatttttctggtttcctccgGACCCTCGCCTCTTGTTCAGGCCTATCAAATGGTCTAGAAATGATTTGTTGTACAGCCCATCTTGGCATTGCTTGTTCTGGGGACTTCTTAGGACTACAGGCACCATCAACATgtgtttcattttcatcatcattGACGGGAGGTGGATGTAAGCCTAGATGATGTTCAATGTGGTCCAGGCGAGTATCCAGTCGGGCTAAATGATGGTCGATGTCGTCCAAGCGACCGAAAAGCCGCT from Coffea eugenioides isolate CCC68of unplaced genomic scaffold, Ceug_1.0 ScVebR1_1160;HRSCAF=1968, whole genome shotgun sequence includes the following:
- the LOC113754968 gene encoding uncharacterized FCP1 homology domain-containing protein C1271.03c-like is translated as MIVHVTEKEIYIVDPLQNDTTFYDGIMHLLTHARIARKFMALEIAMSKLADPFNYASFLNDNKLGKETEVQGVQTERPLARITRAASRKASNSKLLILDLNGVILAKNSNDRYDFKFRPYTHEFLKFCFSCFNVAIWSSKQWHNVQRVIKNLPHFKWEFVWNQAHCTVVETKTKENPEKKIMFKDLRKVWKDFEQYGLSNTLLVDDSPYKSFLNPRYNAIFPESYAFSSEKDNYLDPKGEFAQHLKKLAEADNVEEFIKQNPFGQPPIIEESDEWTAAVREDKEVKVLGMKDLFKVQMFQWREALGEEVNGQ